Sequence from the Cervus elaphus chromosome 19, mCerEla1.1, whole genome shotgun sequence genome:
TAATACAATGTATTTTTGTTTAAGTAATAAAGCAtcttttaaagtgattttaataataattttaagattttatatatttatacttacagTTACTATTTTTCACTCTTCCTTCATTTCCATAGATCTGTAATTTCTTTCAGTGCCATTTTTCCTTATGTATGGAAgacttcctttagcatttattgcaGTACAGGTCTGCTATGATGAATTTTTTTACCTTTTGTACATCTGAAAAAgtctttcttttgtcttcatttttgagAAATTTTTAGATGAGAATAGAattctattttttctaatttgttgaAGCTTCTTTTTTTGAGAATAGAATTCTAGATTGACaggtttttccagtattttaaagatgttatttCACTATGTTCTTGCTTGCATTGTTCCTAACAAGAGATCTGCTGTCATCCTTTCTTTGTTCCTCTATATGTAACATGTCTCTCCTCTCCGTACTTTTAAGACTTCTCTCTTTATTACAGATTTTGAGCAATCTTATAGTTTTCAtctatcacttttattttttaatttgaagtgtaattgctttataatgttgtgttaatgagAAATCTGATTTTGATGTGCCTTCATatagctttctttatttttttgtgtgttttgggtgTTGAAATTCTTAAATCTGTGAGTATATAGTTTTCATCAATGTTGAATATTTTAGGCCATTATTTATCCAAATACGTTTTGGCTCCAACTCTCTCTTTTAGAGATTTCATTTACATATGTTAGGCCACTTGAAATTGTCCCAAAACTCACTGATTCTCtacattttcaaaatctttttttcccctatgtatGTTTCATTTTGGAAATTTCTATTGGTGTGACTTCAAGTTCACTAATCTTTTCTTTGGCAATGTCCACTTTGCCACTAACCTAtccaatatatttttattcaaacaTTGTCATCTTCTTTAGAAGTACAATTTGggtctttttatttatctcatttcTCTGCTTAGCTTTTTGAACATTTAGAATACAATTACAGTAACTGTTTTAATGTCTTTATCTATTACCTGTTTATGGGAAACATAGAGATAGAGGAACACATTAAACAATACCTCAGGGTATAATCAGTAAAGTGCAGAATGTAGGAAAGTCCAGGACCAACTATTAATTTCTTTAACATATAAAgtgcacagaaagaaaaatgttttcagcGTTTTTACCAAATACAAtgtgatgggaattccctggcagtgcagtggttaggactacacactttcactgccaaaagtacaggttcaatccctcatcagggaactaagatatcctgcaagctgcatggcacagtcaaaataaaaatttgttgttgttattcagtcactcagttgtgtcagactctttgcgaccccatggactatagcatgccaggcttacctgtccttcactaactcccagaatttgctcaaactcatgtccattgaatccatgatgccatccaaccatctcatcctctcatcccttctcctcctcccctcaatccttcccagcaccagggtctttttcaatgagtctactctttatatcaggtggccaaagtattggagcttcagcatcagtccttccaatgaatattcagggttgatttcctttaggattgaccggtttgatctccttgcagtccaagggactctcaagagtcttctccagcaccacagttcaaaagcatcagttctttggtgcttaacatcagttctttggtgacaatatacagttttgacatattcctttcccggTTTTGAACCAGtgagttgttccatgtccagttctaactactgcttcttgatttgcatagaggtttctcaggaagcaggtaaggtggtccggttaggtagtccaactcttacatccatacatgacgactggaaaaaccatagttttgaatttacagacctttgtcagaaaatgtctctgcttttcaatacactgtctaggtttgtcatagctatgacaaggagcaggcatcttttaatttcatggctgtagtcaccatccacaatgattttggagcccaagaaaatataaagtctgtcactgttcccatttccccccgtctatttgccataaagtgatgggaccggatgctgtgatctttatttttgaatgctgagttttaagccagctttttcactcttctctttcgccttcatcaagaggctctttaactcttatttgctttctgccattagggtggtatcatctgcatatccaaggttattgatatttctcccagcaatcttgattccatcttgtgcttcatccaccctggcatttcacaatgatgtactctgcatagaagttaaataagcaaggtgacaacatacagccttgacatactcctttcccaattttgaactagtgagttattctgtgtctggttttaactgttgcttcttgatttgcacacaggtttctcagaaggcaggtgaggtggtctggtattcccatctctttaagaattttctacagtttgctgtgatccacacagtcacaggctttagcatagtcaatgaaacagaagtagatttttttttggaattctcttgctctttctatgatccaacagatgttggaaatttgatctctggttcttcagtcttttctaaatccagcttgtacatctggaagttctcagttcatgtactgttgaagtctaactTGCAGGACTTTgagctagcatgtgaaatgagcacaactgtgtggtagtttgagcattcaatggcattgcctttctttgggattggaatgaaactgaccttttcctgtcctgtggccactgccgaattttccaaatttgctggcatattagtGCAGCActctaacagcatcatcttttaggatttggaatagctcagctggaattccatcacctccactagctttattcatagtaatgcttcctatataaacttaaaaaataaaaaagaatcattaaaaaatacaacGTGAGGGCTTTATCTGAATCCTGACTTGAAGATATAAACACTTGTGAGAAAATTGGGGAAATTTGAATACTGACTAGATGTTAGtaaaagtgttattcactcagttgtatcctgactttttgcgaccccatggactgtagcccaccaggctcctctgtccatggaattctccaggcaaaaatactggaatggatagccattcccttctctaggagatcttcctgacccaaggatgaaaccgggtctcctgaattgcagggaaATTCTTTATTACCtgagccaaaaaaataatttttaaagataaatgattttgttgtttttaaaaacagaacctatattttagagaaataatattctactgaaataatatttcaaatattctagaatatttgaaataatattctACTGTGATTTGCTTCAGAATAATCCAGGGAGGGAAAGAGATGGTGAGGATACAGAAGGAACACAGGGGTCATGGGATGGTAGCTGTTAAAGCTGAGCAATGAGAGCACAGTAGTTCATCACATTATTCTCTCTGCTTTTGCAGTGTCGTTGTGTtgcgttcagttgctcagtcaggtccgactctgcgccctatggactgtagccctcaggctccttgtccatgaaatttcccaaacaggaatattggagtgggtttccatttcctcctccaggggaacttcccaacccagggattgaacccaagtctcctgaatctcctgcattaccggtgaattctttactggtgagccactgaggaagccctacTTTTGCAaaagttgattttcttttccataattaaaaaaaaaaataatcaggtaTTCTCTTCTCTGAAAAGACATCATACTCTCTCCCTACACCTAATAGAATTAATTGTGCTCAAGACTGTTCCCCTACCATCCAAACAAATTAAACACTTGTTTATTTTCAACTTGTTCTCCCTAATTTGGCTATAAATCCCTTTAGAGCAAAGATTATGTCTACACATTTTCTATTCTTCGTATTCATATCACCAACCACAGAGTTTGGATGCTCAATAAATTGTGGTGAATTGGTAGCTCTCTACCCTAACTCGCCAAGGTACTTAAGACGGATATGCTGACTCCGTCGTGCTGAATCAAATTTCAAGTTAGATCTTGCGTGCTTTATAAATTCAAATCATACTGCATATAGCAAAGGAGCCCAAAAAGTCCTAATGTAAAAACTCAGATAATGAAACTGTCAAAACAAACCTGGAATCCAGCAGGGATTGGCAGAGTCAGCAGTACTGAAATTGTACAGTTCATTGTGTACTTCCCTTCCTCACAAGTATGCATTACACTGTGACCTTTGCAAAGTCCTTCTGTCCTGCCCTGCCTTTCTCACAGGACTGCTCTAAATCTCAAGTAAGATAGGCTAATTCACTtgaaagagcttttttttttttttaaactggaaagcAGCATAAAGTTTAAAGCTCCAAGGCATGAAGGCATCTTAGGGAGCACATCATTTTAACTATTGGAAGATGTGACCCTGGATGAAATTATTCAGTAGGCAAAGCATGTTTGGTGTGATTACacatttgacccttgaacaacgaAGGTTCGGACATTGGAGatccacttatatgcagatacTTCTCAATAAATACGGTACTTGTATTTTCATGTTTCAGATCTTTAAATGCAGGGGAAAATCTGTGCTTGATTAGAGATTACAATATGTGGAGTCAAAAGAACTGAGATTTGAATCCTGATTCTATCCAAACTTTTTCAGCCCTCGAGTGAGTCATTTATCAATTCTTTGTTTTTGAGTCAGAGATAGCATGACAGAGGATTTTCCACTGCAAGGGAGGTGGGTGGGTGATAGACGCCCCGTACTCACCCAGCCTTGTTCAGGGGTCAactgtatatatgaatatatacctatcttttttcctttcttgaactataaatacacacacagcaTCTATTATACCCTTGGTTTTGTGCTAGGTGTTAGTGACACAGCGAGGACAGCTAGGTGTCCAGGACCTACCCTTGCAGGCCACCTAATCCTTGGCTATTTTTAAGTCTTCACATACCCACATACTTCCCACCCCTAGGTGCTCCTTATTCATGCTGTTCACTCTCCTGATTGACTTATTTATTAAGTTATTTACATGTTTGtgtatttattgatttatctttttaataaagaatttcACTTTTTCAAGTTTCCTGTATGTGCTCTTAGCACAGGACTGTGGGCAAGTGGCCTGTGAATCCCTGTGTCATTTACAAGGAAGGTAATTTTGGGAGGATCTTCCCTAGCTGACTCCTCCCAACTATCAATGAGATTTATGTTTTAAGCCAGACCATTTAAAATGGTGCTAAATCTGAGGAGTTGTTATAAAGGCGTATGTCTCTGGATAATTCATAAGTTGTACATTGGTTTTATACGACTTTGTGTATTTGTGTTATATTTAACAATAACTGTTAATAATAAATATCTCTTTCAAAATTCCCACAACTTATTCACTATTTCATAACGACACACGGCGCAGATGCTGTATCAGAGTGACCAGGAGTGTCTGGTCAGCGGTGAGGGCTACCTGTCTGCCACCTCTAGCCTCAAATGGTACCATCCAGTCGGCTACAAGAGAGCAAAACTACTActgacaataacaacaacaacgatAAGGTTATAATACCAGTCACTGTAATAATATATCCTAGAGTGAAATTCGCATCCGCCAAATCGTAGTAAGCACTACGAATCGCGTTCCCGCATGGCCGCCAGACGCGGGACTGCAGGCACTGCGGCCGCCGCGCTCTCCTAGCGCCCCTGACCGCCCCCTGTCACTCTCAGGCCGGCAGGGTGGGCGGGGCCCACTGGGAGgggcggagcctggcaggcggggCGGGGCTCCGAGCCCACAGCAGAGGGTGGGGCCGAGGGGTAGGTGGGGGTGGACTGGCGGCTGGGCGGGGCGCGCTCGGGCCTCAGCTCCTCACGCGCCGCACTCGCAGTCTCAAATCCCGCACCGCCGGGAGGCCTGGCGGCTAGCGCTGTCCGTGATTCAAGGCAGGAGCCGGAGGAGGAACCGCGGGCGCTGAGGTAGGCGTGTGGCCGCCGGCCGCGCGGCCGGGCGCTCTCGCGCCCCGGGTCCGGCCCGCGGGTTGTGGCGAGGCCGGGGGGCGGTGCGCGGAGGCCCgggcgggcggggccggggcctgggggcggggacCGGACTGGCCCGAGGGGCCAGCGGGGCTGGCCCGGCCGCGGAAGTCGGGGTTCGAGGCGGTACGGGCGCCGCCTCATGCCCAGCTTGGTCCCGGGCCTTGTCAGCCCGGGAGGTGTGAAAACGGCCTGCCCCGGGGCGCCAACAGACGAGAGGGCGGGGGACGGCCTGGTCCCTCCCACTTTCGGGGCTCCGGGGCCAGTTCGTCCGTACAGCCCTCGGGAACTTGTTAATAGGAAAGCTTGGCAGAGAAACAAATGCCAACGTTTTGGAAGAACTGAGAGTCACGTCGTTAGGAGCTGAGGCTTTATTTTCCTTCCCCGCCCCCTGCCCAACCTCGGCCCGACTTGGCCAAAGAAGGATGTGTCACCAGCTCGGGGCCTCGGGCGGGATCCCGGGCCCGGCTGTGAGCTGGAGTACCTGAAACAAAGGTAAACAGGGTCCAGGCAGACCCCGGCCCTGCCCCGTGGCTGCCACTGGGCCGCCCCGGTGGGTCTTACTCCGCGCCGACCCCGGCCGCCGCCTCGGAGGGGCTTTCTCCAGGGGGACCTCTCGATGGAAACCAGCTGGCCGACGTTGGAGTTGATGTTGCATTTGCACTCTGCTATGCTCACATCATTCCCAATCCTCTGACTCTGGTAAAGCTTAAGGAAACTGTATCCAGTTTTAGTGGTCAGCAAATGTAAGGGAGAATAAATTGCTGTCTGTAAATTATAAGGTATTTTCTTATTAGGAAATGATCTGGAAACacgaaataaaagtttttttacaTGTAAGCAAGAAAAAGAGTGATTTGTATGCCTTCCAAAATCTGAGGAAGTGTTCCTCCTCAAATCATTTATGTACAAAACTTCGCCCAAACCTTCCGTGCCAGGCGTTTTTCTTTGTTCTTGGTTAGtctcaagcctcagtttctggaGAGAACACCCACTCCGAGACCCTGAGAATGGCCATACTAGAGCAGAGTGTGTGCTTCCAGCTCAGAAGGCAGCAGGCTTGTGTTACAGTAaaacactgttttcttt
This genomic interval carries:
- the LOC122675245 gene encoding basic proline-rich protein-like, whose amino-acid sequence is MQHQLQRRPAGFHREVPLEKAPPRRRPGSARSKTHRGGPVAATGQGRGLPGPCLPLFQVLQLTAGPGIPPEAPSCSRGLYGRTGPGAPKVGGTRPSPALSSVGAPGQAVFTPPGLTRPGTKLGMRRRPYRLEPRLPRPGQPRWPLGPVRSPPPGPGPARPGLRAPPPGLATTRGPDPGRESARPRGRRPHAYLSARGSSSGSCLESRTALAARPPGGAGFETASAAREELRPERAPPSRQSTPTYPSAPPSAVGSEPRPACQAPPLPVGPAHPAGLRVTGGGQGR